In the genome of Leptospiraceae bacterium, one region contains:
- a CDS encoding alpha/beta hydrolase: MYFDQKSNFASDEFEFDFANKTIKLKYIYYWYDSNHSTILFFHANGFSSQTYNKILKFFYEQSYNIFGLNFAGHDGSENYSNFRNWFFFRDQVLSFANFLRSKTGISKFHLIGHSLGGASSLLAASLDKEHIISVVCWDPVVFTPFFSFLTLFIEPPIAKTTEKRRDEFPNVEVLKRSLKLLPLFKNWDKEVLQDYVDSCFYFDEFSKKYKLSLPKDIEAKIFRSLKFGHWKFYKKITQPVFVLTPKTSFVCPPRARRLLTRNHPISKSEIHPIDSHFFPMIQPIQTAEITLRFLKQIENSKL; this comes from the coding sequence ATGTATTTTGACCAAAAAAGCAATTTTGCGTCTGATGAATTTGAGTTTGATTTTGCAAACAAAACGATAAAACTAAAATACATTTATTACTGGTATGATTCAAATCACTCAACTATTTTGTTTTTTCATGCAAATGGTTTTTCATCTCAAACTTATAATAAAATCTTAAAATTCTTTTATGAGCAATCTTATAATATATTTGGTTTGAATTTCGCTGGACATGATGGTTCTGAAAATTACTCGAATTTTCGGAACTGGTTTTTCTTTCGAGATCAGGTTTTGTCGTTTGCTAATTTTTTGAGATCAAAAACGGGGATTTCTAAATTTCACTTGATTGGTCATTCTCTTGGTGGTGCATCTTCACTTTTAGCAGCTTCTCTTGATAAAGAACACATCATTTCTGTGGTTTGTTGGGATCCCGTAGTTTTTACCCCTTTCTTTAGTTTTCTCACATTATTCATTGAGCCACCAATAGCTAAGACCACAGAAAAACGCAGAGACGAATTTCCAAATGTTGAGGTTTTAAAACGAAGTTTGAAGCTTCTACCTCTTTTTAAAAATTGGGATAAAGAAGTCCTCCAGGACTATGTTGATTCTTGTTTTTATTTCGATGAGTTCTCAAAAAAATACAAACTCAGTCTACCTAAAGACATAGAAGCTAAAATTTTTCGTTCTTTGAAATTTGGTCACTGGAAGTTCTACAAGAAAATTACACAACCTGTTTTCGTTCTGACACCAAAAACTTCTTTTGTCTGTCCTCCAAGAGCTCGAAGACTTTTAACCCGAAATCATCCTATTTCGAAAAGCGAAATCCATCCCATCGACTCCCACTTTTTTCCTATGATTCAGCCAATACAGACAGCAGAGATCACCCTTAGATTTTTGAAGCAGATCGAAAACTCAAAACTTTGA